GAGATGggagcccccgcccccgccctgtgGGAAGTCGGGCACAAGTTCCCCCAGACCATGTCTACGTTCCAGCAAACGCTCGTTTAACGGCCTGCTCGGTGCTCagctcttttcaaattcttttcagaGAAGCACATAAGAACCTACCTCACGCCTTTACTGGTGGTACACACCATGGTTTAATAATCCTGTTGGTGGACAATTTCACTGTTGCCTACATCCGCTATTTCAATTTAATGGACATAGATGTATATATAATGGACGTACAACACTGCATTACTTTCTGGTGTAAATATGCCATTTTAAATGAGTAATTCCAGGCCTGGATCTCTAATCACCAGGATGAGTGCTATACAAAAAAAACAGGCTGGGGCAACCTGTCGGGCTTAAGATCTCAAAACAGATGCTGCCAAGCGGCCCCCCAGAAATACAGACTTCTGCTCCCATCAGACATGTAAGGATGCCTGCAGCCCTCACCAATTGCATTTGATAGCAGTCTTTTAAatctttgccaatctgataggCAAAGACGTTTCAATGTTGTCTTAACTTGCACTTCCTTGGTTATCAGTAAAGATAAGCATCTTTTCAAAAACTTATTGACTGTACGTTCTTAGGGGTGCCAAATAAGGTTGCACTTTAGCGCGCCCCTGTGCCTGAGTTTACATATAAGTGTGTTTTTATGTGTCTGTTCTGTGCATTAACCCAGCTGAGGGGAGATCTGGAGACACCAGAGCTGCAGCTTTCTGGAGTTGGAGAAACCAGTACCCACAGCAAGACGGCATCAGAGGCTCAAATCCATGACACACCTTAGGCATGACCAGGGACAAGATCATACTTCTAACAATTAAATGTTAATCAGCTTGGCCCCTTACACACTTTTATACTCACTGGGGCCATCCCTTCCCTAGTATCCTCATCAAGAGAGCTTCCTTCTCTCTCAGGCTAGAACTCACTCCCTTGAGACCAACAGACCACACACCACCCGCACACGACCCACAGGAGAGCATCCAGGCTACAGAGATGGGACAGCATGTCACAGACACTGAGGTGCGTGAAGAAGGCCACCTCCTCTGCCCGGCAAATGTTCTGATGCCACAGCCTGGCACCCCACCACCTCCCGtaacacacagttcagttcagttgttcagtcgtgcccaaccctttgtgaccccatggactgcagcacaccaggcctccctgtccatcaccaactcctgaagcttgctcaaactcatgtccattgagtcggtgataccatccaaccatctcatcctctgtcgtccccttctcctcctgccttcaatccttcccagcttttcgaatgagtcagttcttcacatcaggtggccaaagtattggagtttcagcttcagcatcagtcctcccaatgaatattcaggactgatgtcctttaggatggactgaatgggtctccttgcagtccaagggactctcaagagtcttctccaacaccacagttcaaaagcatcaattctttggtgctcagctttctttacagtctaactctcacatccatacatgaccactggaaaaaccatagctttaactggaCAGAGCTTTGtaggcaacgtaatgtctctgctttttaatacgctgtctaggttggtcataacacacagagataaacagaaaagcaaaatccACAGATGGAGGGAAAACCTCAGACACAAAGACAATACAACCAGGGCCACTAAGTATCTCCCGAAACCCAGCCCCTCGAAAGACAGGCACAGAACAGCAAGCGCCGCCGGTCAGACAGGCCCTAAGGATGGGACACATTGAGCTACATACATCCTCATACATGATGAGGAAGACCAGCCACAGGGCAAGCCCGCCCCCTGTTAAAAAACTTGTGAGCTAAAACCagttaaaacagaaaatgtgcaggtggaccagtggttagggctctgcgctttcactgccctGCGCCCAGGTTCGCTCTAGTCGGGGAACCGAAATCTCACGTGCTGCGCCTCAAGGCcacaaataaatttaataaataaagaataagttTGTGTATTTTCAAAtggttggggaaaaaataaagaattacgTGCCGCGTGGAATGACTATGAAATTCAAATGCCAGGGCCCACCTTCTGGAACACCGCCTGTGCGCTGTCTGCAGCTGCCCCCTGTATTGGTCACAGGGCTCTGAGCCCTGCCCTGCCCGCTCACAGCTCAGCAGAGATCGCCCCAGCGTTTCAAGGCCACAGCGTTTCACAACGCTTCTGCTGGCTTGCTTACGCTGCACACCCATCACGTCACAGTAAGAAGACCCGGCTCCGAACGCCCAGTCTTTAAGGCGCGGGGTAGTGTGAGCTTCGTGTCAGCAAGCTGGATGGCAGGAGTTTCGTGCAGCGACACCACAATGGTCGACATCACCAGGCTGAGCGCTCCTCTGGCGTGAGTCTCAACACAAAGCAGAATtccttcacaaaaataaaaatgaggcaACGGAATTAAGCTTCCCAGGGACCCATCGTTAACCCAGGAAGGAAAGCCACTGAGGGTGACTTAACTGTGTCTGATCACAGAGCTGACGAAGTGTGTCCAGACGAGATGCACTTAAGTCCATCCGTTTTTGGTCAAGAATAGCTGTTCTGAAAGCTAAGGACACTGGGAGCAACGTCGCGTGAATTAAAAATGAGGCAGATAACCTGAAGCGCCTTTCCTCTGCTCTCAATGGCTCCAAACGTCACTGGACCCGGCCCTCTGCCGCTTCTGCGAGGCATCGATGCCTCAACGCTGAGCGGGGAAGGGACTGAAGAACGAGCTTCTGGGCACAGATCAAGGGAGCAACTAGCAACTCACGTGGGAGCACTTGCAAAGCCGAGAAAACGTGAGCGCGGGAGACGGGCAGCTGGAACCTGCTGCCGGGTGAGTACAGGTGCAgcacaaggtcacacagttggcAGCCTTGTGGAGAACACGGCCACAGCCTGTAACTCGTCACTGCATTGCTCACCGGCAAACACGCTGAGGACAACACCTGTGTCTCTCACCACCAGCAGCTACTGACCCGTCAGCAACGTCACAGTGCCCTGCATCTGCCCCCCGCTCTGAACCAGGGTGAGGAGACGCACGCATGCAACTTTAACAAGAAACATGAACTCGGTCACACAAAATGGTGTGCATTCATTTCATCAAGGGACTCGTGTAACAAACACCGCAGGGTTACATCCTGAGCTTCTCTGTAAGAGCTCGCTTCCTTGCATATTTCTTGATTCTGACTCTTGACCCACAAAACCCAAAATACtgattctttacagaaaaagttgtgAACCCCCAAAATAGACTATTACCATCTTCGTTTTacacaggagaaaatgaaagaggttCAGCAACTGACAGGCAAGCAGGCTAACTTCACAGAGCGTGGCCTTCACCGCTGACCAGGCTGCCCCCAAGAACAAGCGAAAACGAGAACAGACCCCTGAGGAAACATAACTGATGGCATAGGAAGACACTAAAGTAACAGCCCAGGACAAACACACCTTTGCAAAAACAGTGCAAACTGTTCCGAAACAGAAACAGCTGCAGACAATGCATTCAGGATCTGGTCAACGCGTTCTAACAGGAGAATACACGTGCAGTCCATAATCTTTTCAAAAGAAGATTAATAATTTCTCAAAAagtggacttccctagtggtccagaggttaacaatctgcctgccaatgaaggggacatgagttcaacccctggtccaggaagaccccacgtgcctgGGGCAACTGAGGCTGTGTCCCAGCACTGCTGAGGCCGGGCTCTAGAGTCCACGAgccacgcaccctagagcccacgctctgcaacaagaagccaccgcaacgagaagacTGCAcgcagacaaaaacaaataaataaaattaaaatgataaaaataataatttcctgaATTACACAAATTATACAAGTTATGTAAGACAAGAAGTttccaaaaagtaaaactctGGGACTTtactggtggttaagactccatgctctcagtACAGGGggacaggttctgtccctggctggggaactaagatcctgcatgctacacaACAGGACAAAAacgaaaaagtaataaaaagttggaaaaaagcAAGAATCTGTAtaaaagacttaaatttaagTCCCATTATTTCATAAGTGAAACTTATTAAGCAATTtggcacagggaaccatattcaaaatcctgtaataaatcataatggaaaaatatagcAAAAAGAATATGAACACGTATATGAATACATGTACACtcgtgtgtgtctatatatatacatgtacatgtaacTGATTATCACGCTGCACACCAGACACTACtgcaacattgtaagtcaactataaagtgaaagtcgctcagtcgtgtccaactcattgcaatcccgtggactatacagtccatggaattctccaggccacaatactggagtgggtagccgctcccttctccaggggatcttcccaacccagggactgaacccagatctcccacattgcaggcagattctttaccagctgagccacaagggaagtaaactataattcaacaaaataaagagagagaTTTGGAAGCAATTAAATTTGAGGCCCTGAGCAAGAAACAAATCTTTCAATAACCAAAATCCTGCCCCTGTGAGCCTAGAGTGTCCTTTTTCTCTTTAGAGTAGAAAGATGGACATAGAAAGTATTAAAAAACATACAATCTAATAAATGTACTGCAAttctaagaaacaaaaatacaagtaATAAATAGAAATCCATAGCAATTCTACAACCAGTTTGGCCCTAAATATAGCAGTCGGTTTTGGGTTTAAGGTTTGATGTCTACTTCTTAAGGCATTTAAAACACTGAGAAGATGATAACAAGACTGTTAACTTTAATTAAATATTCAGGATAAATTTTGATTAAATAAGTTTGCAATTAACAGTTAAATACTGAGGGGCATCTAATGTACTAAACTAATAAGATTTACTTCATTAGTTGTACaaacaatgtaaatattaaagAGTGTTGGCTGATGGTAGGAGAATATCAATTGCCCAACAAACATAAAAGAGGAAGAACAGGACCTTAAACAGGAGACACTCAGTTATGGATACTCCTGTCCACACACAGCATGGGCAGAATTTGGACATCCTGTACACCAAGGAGTTAATCTGCTGACTGGGAGGCGGGCTATACTTCCTGACCCCCTGGGCAGCCACCCTTAAAGGGTCAGCTTTCCACCACACCAGCCAAGACCCTCAGGACACACGGTTCACACTCGCAGCTGGGAATACACCCTGGGCAGTAAAGCACGCAGACGCTGACGCAGCTGGGCCATCCTGGCCTCAGTCCCGCCAGCGGTGTCCACACTGAGCATTGCAGCACTTGTAGAAGGTGGTCATGGGCTCGTCTGCAGAGCGGGTCTGAAGCTGCATGAAGTAGGCTCGAGGGTGTTCACACTTGGGACACGGCTCTGgcaacaagaaaaacaaacagtgaCCCACACTtactaaaaaaaacaaacgaTGCTAGTGATCAACGTGCTTGTTAGAAGTGGACGTTTCGTGAAACACAGCAGCAGACACTCCCCAGCTCGACTGGTATCCCTTGCCTGGGGTGCCCTGCAAGGTGCTCCTGCAAGGGGTTGTCATTCCCACTGTGCTCTCACAACTGAGGGAAGGAGACCTGTAATCATgattgtacttttttcttttttaattttactttcactGAGGTTTCAATTCAAGAACCTTGCTCTTGATGGAAACTTTCAAACACTCAGACACCATTTTGGTGAATAATTCACCTCCCAGTGACAAATTCTGCTCACGCGAGATTTTTAACAGAGCAGATCTGGGTGGTCCTCTCTGGGGTAAAAAGACAGTCCTAATCACACTaagctcctcctcctctctggacTGGTCGTGTCTAGGGCTCTGTTTCCTTCCTTAGTCACATCTGTTGTTATCAGAAATGAATCAAGACTCAAATACTTACTTTACAGAATATTTAGGGCAGTTTAATACTCTatctttgactttaaaaaaaaaactacattagAACAAAATCCTTAGACTGAGTTTTTAATTACTCCAATCAGCATCAATATGAGGTCACCCTGAGACTCTAACTCAGGTCTGAATTACTCCAAAGCTTGTGCCAATACTGTTTGCATAACAAATacattagagaagaaaataatttctagtcTCGGAAGCCCAGTTGATACATCACAGACTCTGCTATGCAGTGGCACAGCCAGCGGCCTCATCCTTACCCACAGCTCTGAAATAGAAAAGGTTTTCCCTCTCACCTGCAGTAGAGTCAACATTCTCCCAGGCAGCTGCTCCACCAAGCACATCATCCACTTCTTTCAGCTTTGGATACTTCCGATTTGTTACCTAACAAACAACAAACAGCAGGTCTTCAGACTCTCTGTACTTACAGTACAGACTTTGTACTCTAAGTGAACAGTACAAAGCCAAGTCACCAAATCATGCCTTCAAATATCACCCCAGACTCTCTTTCCTGCGTTCAACACGAGTGGACCAACACTAAACAAAAGCCCAGGTCCTGCTGTCACAGAGCAGGAATCTCCCTGTGAATCAGGAGGATCCACAATTGGGATGTCCCCATAGAAAAGACTCTGTGAGGACTGGATGAAGCAACAGACCAGGACGGGAAAAATGGCTCTGGTGTGACCCTCTTGTTCTCCCACCTCTACAATACTTGGTCACTGAAATAAGGGAACCAAAGACGACTAAGGCCAAAGTGGAGCAGTTGGCGGGGTGGCCCAGCCACTCTTCCCAGACAGAGGTTTTTCTAACTATTTTCCAAGTTTTAACAGCCGTCCTTGAAATGTTACCCTTCACAATTTGAGACTCTAAACTCCCACAGCACAGCTACATGGTGGAGCAGTATATAAACATTAAGAATGAGGTAACACCAGCGTGCTCTacttctaaaaattattaaaggTGTTCTAAAAAGGAAAGACGCATTATCGGTGGAAAGtaaagagctataacacagtacGTATCATTCCGTAATGAATATCCAATATATTCCAGATGTTCAGACTAGAACATAAGAGtgaacaaaaactgaaaaacgCCTGCCCTCCTACAGTCTATACCCTAGTGTTAACAAACAAGGCGCACAAGTAAATTATAAACCGCCATGGAAGGCAAATGAgtcctatttaaaaaaacataagatTAGGAGAAGAGCGAGGTGGAGAAAGAGGCTGCAATTTTAAATAATCCTTCGGGTAAAAACACCAGCGACGAGTGACATGGGTACCGAGGGGAAGAGCGACCCGGGCGCAAAAGCGCTGCACAGGCCCCGGGAGCAGCGCGTGGCGGGCGGAGCGCCTCGGGGCGGCCGGCAGGGCCCGCAGGACGCCGATCCAGGCGGGGAAGGAGGCGGGGAAGGCCCGGGTCGCGCGGGCGCCTGGCGACAGCGTCGGCCTCCGCGCTGCGAGCGCCCACCTTGCGCGTGACGTTGTGCACGTAGGGGCAGGTGTTGCAGGCGAAGCGGTGGCAGCGCTGCCCCTCCTCGACGATCAGCCCGTTCCCGCAGCCCGGGCAGAAGAGCAGCATGGCCGCCACCGGCCCGGCGCTCCCGGCAGAGCCCGCGGCAGCGCCTAGCCGGCGTTCCGAGCGCCCATTGGTTCCCGCCCCGCCCTGCCAGCCCACCAATAATCACgccgcctccccgcccccagggaGGGCAGTGGCGGGCCGGCTCTCAGCTCATCTCTCACTGGTCCTCGAGTGGCCCCGCCCACCGACGCCTCGAAGGCGGGGCTATGGTGGCCGTCCCGGCGCGTGCGCGCCCGCCTCTGCCGGGCGGATCGGCTGTGCGGGCGGAGCCGGTTGGAAACCCGGCGCCCTGGAGGAGCCGCGGGTCGCTGCGCGGCCGGAGCCGCAGGACGacgaggaggatgaggaggaggcgCTGCCGCACTCCGAAGCGGTGGACGTGTTCCAGGAGGGCCTGGCCATGGTTGTGCAGGACCCGCTGCTCTGCGACCTTCCGATCCAGGTGCGCGAGGGCCGCGTAGTTCCCCCGGGCGGGGGTCGGGGCGCGGACGGACCCTGGGGCCTGGGGTTTGCGGCCTCGGCCTCGGGAAGGCGTTTCCGAGCGTAGCGGAGCGTCTAGGCTCCTGCCGGGCCTGGAGGCGAGCGAGGCTCTGGCCTCGGGCGCGGAATTTAAAGGGGCACCGAGAAACCGACTAGTTAGGACACTTGACGTGTcagcagtgttttaaaaaaaacctaaagtTGGTGTGCAGAAGCCTGGGgtaaacaaaaataatgtaattttcaagtaaaaaataaaagatcaatgtttcccagttttcctttctcctcagaCTTCAGGAAGGTTCTGCCTAACTTTATAAACGCTGTCATCTTGTCTGCCTTTGTTTTTTAGGGTGGTGGAGAGAGCTCCCACCTCCATCCTTGGTCTTTTCCAGGTTACTTTAGAAGAGGTTAATTCCCAAATAGCATTAGAATACGGCCAAGCAATGACAGTCCGAGTGTGCAAGATGGATGGAGAAGTTATGCGTAAGTGCTGCCCTCCCCTCAGGCCCGAGCAGTCTGAACCTTCACAGGAGAGGATGTTAGCAGGGCTGGTGGGTGCAAACTCCAGGCTGTGCCTGGGGCTGTTGGGCACACCCACACCTGCCCAGACTTGAGCCTTGGGAAGTAACAGGACTCAACAGAGCTTCTGGGCTCTCCTCTTGCCACCTGACGCTGGGGGTCTTCTCCCGCTTGTGCAGCTGTGGTTGTGGTCCAGAACGCCACAGTCCTGGACCTGAAGAAGGCCATCCAGAGATACGTGCAGCTCAGGCAGGAGCGGGAGGGAGGCATTCAGCACATCAGCTGGTGAGTGGAGCCTCGGCTCCTCCCTCAGCCCTTCCTGGGAGATGGGGAGGACGTGCTAGACACGAACGAGCCTTTTCATCTCCTGGGCTTTGCTCAGGATGCAACCTAGAGCATCGAGCGCCCTGTCCCGAGCCTTTAAAAAGGGCAGGTGCTCCTGTGCCTCCGGGCCCTGCCCCAACTGCTCCTCCTCTGCATTACCACACGGGCAGCTGGGTAGCTGCACATGAGGACACCTTAGGGCGTGCCCAGTGTGTCTGGACGTGGCTTCCCTGGTTAGAGGAGCTGCTGCCGGCTCCTCGCCTGAGTGCTCTCAGCCTCCTGAATCACCCTGCTTGTGGTTTACTGAATTCCCATCTGTAGGTCCTACGTGTGGAGGACATACCACTTGACCTCCGCGGGAGAGAAGCTCACAGAAGACCGGAAGAAACTCCGAGAGTAAGTTCAGGCTCCGTCTTGAACTACAGGGAGCTATGTGATCTGTGGCCCTCTTGGTCCCCAGGCTCTGCCATAGGGCCGGGgtttcctccagaggctcttaAGAAAGGAGGGGACTTAAATCCATTCCTGGGGAGTGTGTGAGACCAGGAGAGTCCCTGACTGGACTGAGGCCTCCCTGCCCGGAGGacaggaggcagaggagctgTGGCAGTTCAGGCTGCAGAGCTAGGAGAGAGGGTTATGAGTGTGCGTGGTgggggagcatggccctgcccccTCTTCACCTCCCCAACACTACGCTCTTCCCACCTTTCCTCTCTCATTTTGCACAAGCCTCGGAGGAGGAGTCACAGATGGCCCTTCTGTAGGCTGGACTCTGTGCCTGTCCTTCTCTTTCAGTTATGGTATCCGGAATCGGGATGAGGTGTCTTTCATCAAAAAGCTGAGACAGAAATGAATCTCCAGACTTGGACAGCTCTGTGTGTGGGCGGCTGAGCTCTTCCCTGGCAGAAGGAAGCCTTGGGCCACTGTGCCCTGTCCCAGATGGGTGGGAGAGAGCCTGACCCCAGCTGGACTCGCTGGACTCTCAAGTGAACCCTGATCCCAGGGCTATGGGCCTGGCCCTGTGTACAGAATAAACCCTGTTTGCTTTGAGGTTTGGAAAGTCATGTCTCCATTGGGGGGGCACAGGCGGGGACCCTGCCGGCGGTCACACCGTCAGGATGCTGTACCTGAGCCCTTGGCCACCCCACTCCCCAAGCCATACACACCTGTCCTGTCATCTCTGCAGCGAGGAGGGAGTAAAAGCAGAGTGCCAGCCCTGTTTCTACTTGTGGGAAACAAGGGCGTATGAGCCTGGCCTGGTCAGGGCCTCCAGCTTCAGCCCGTGGGTGCCTGGCTCCTGGAAAGGGACGTGGCCTGGCTGCCGTGGGCCGCTTCCAGGTGTGCGTGGGGAGTGTGATATTCCTGGGCCCTTGTCCGTTTGTCACCTACCAGTCCCTCTAAAGAAGGGGGACAGGGTGTGTGCTCCTGGccgaggacttccctgggaggTGTACCTGACGTGAATGCCCTGTTCTGGGAACTTGTGGGTGGGAGGCCTGGGGCCCGAAGGACATCCTTCCACAGCACCCAGCCGGAAACCAGAAAGGAGGTGGCAGGTTTGGTTGAGTTAGTGGCAGCTAAAACGCTCCCGGTCTGTTTATTGGCCACATGAGGTGGTCGTCAGAAGGCTAGTTAGAAGGTAATCTCGGGAACTAGTGTGATAAATGCCCGGAAGCACAAGGGGTTCAACAGCAGTGAACACAGCAAAGTGTGTGGGAAGCAGGGCTCCTGGGCAGAGTCCTGAGCCGCAGTCCTGGCTCCGGCCGTGGGCACACAGCCCCGTGCCCGCCGGCTCAGTGGAGCTGGGCATCCAGCTCGTACTTCTCACAGAACTTGTCGGTGAAGGGGATGCAGGTGAGGAACTCACACCACTCGCAGCGGATGGGGTAGAAGTAGAAGAGGACCACCAGGCCGGCCAGCAGGCCCAGGAAGACCAGCTGAAAGACGATGATCTGGCAGCGCTTGCGGTACAGGTCGAACCTGCCAAAGCTGATGTAGGGCAGGAAGgcaaaggagaggaagaggccaCTGATGAAGCCCGAGATGTGGGCGAAGTTGTCGATCCAGGGCAGCAGGCCGAAGGTGAAGAGGAAGAGCACCACAGCCAGCAGCTTGAAGAAGGCGCGCCAGGGCCGTGCCAGAATCTGCCAGCTCTGGAAGAGCTCCACGAAGAGGCAGGCCAGGATGCCAAACTGCGAGCCGGCAGGGCCCACCTGGGGGTGCAGGTGACCCTGAGCCAGTGGGCAGGAGCTGGCCGCCCGCCCCCCTCCCTTGGCCCAGAGTGGATCGGGACGGGAGCCCCAGGCGGGACGGGGCACGGCAGGGATGCGGGTCTGCCGGGTGGCACGTGGGGCGGGCAGCCTTACCTCAGCCCGGTACGGCAGGAAGATGGCGCTAGCCAGGTTACCAGTGACGCCGCTGAGCAGGTAGATGATGGCAATGCGGTGCCAGCCCGCCAGCTTCTCCAGGTCCCGCAGGACGGTCATCTGGAAGCAGACCGACACCAGGCAGTGCAGGAccctgtggggagggggcagcaagGAGCGCTGACCAGCCAGTCCTGGGGTCCCGGGGACCCCTCCCCCCCCAGCCCACGTGGTGTCACTTGCCCAGCGTGCAGGAAGAGGGACAGCCACAGGCGGTAGAACTGGTCGGGCACCTCGGGGTTGAGGAAGGGCAGGAGCCCACACACGTCGTCCATGCAGTGCACCTGTGCAGAGGGACGGTGAAcgcccgccgccgcccgccaCGGCCGCAGCGTGGGGAGGGGCCCTCCCCAGAGGCCTACCTGGGAGCAGAGTGTGGCCTCCTCGTGGAAGTAACCCCTCATGAAGTCACAGTACTCCCGGGAGGTGATCTCACACCTGGAAGGTCAGGCCAGAGCTGGGAGGACTCCCAGGCTCAGGTTTCGGCCCCACTCGCCCACCTTGTTGGCCTGAATAGGTCTGGCCCCTTCCTCACCCCAAGCCCCCCGGGATCCTGGGTCGTTTCGGACTGGATACAGGAGCAGGCCTCAGCCCCAGGGCGACGCTCTGTGCCCAGGACCAGGGCACCCCTACCTGCCCTTGGTGCCGATGCAGCAGGGCCGGCCCGTGATGACACAGTCCATGTGCAGGTGGTTGGTGTGGTTCCCAGCACTGTTTTTGGTGCAGATCTGGGTCACAAATGGGGATGAGTTGGGTCAAGGTCACCCCTAACCTTGGGCCCCACACCACGCTTGGTTGGAACAGAGATGGACAGGCTCCTAGGGTAGGAGACAGGCCCCTGTTGGCCTCAAGCAGGTCACAAACCCTGGGCCTCAGTCAAATTGGCATCATGTCATTTGACTCTTAAGGCTCCACCTGGTTCTACTTAGAGAGGGAGGCTGTAGTGGATGGACTGGGTGGCTGAAGGCCAAGGCAGAGCATCTGAAAACGTGGTGGTCCCTCGGGGGAGACCTCTGGCATCACTGATGGATGAGGTGTGGATTCCTCCCCGACACAGTGAGGCGACTTCCGAACAGCCCCTCCACACCAGCTCACCGGCCACTTGGTGATGTCATCTGGCCACTCGTGGGGGTCCTCAGAAGAAGGCTCATCACACACCCTGCACGAACCCAGGATGTGGTCAGACCTCGCTCTGTGCCCTTGGCTTAGCACCCTCCCGCCCTACTGGGCGATAGGAGAGCGAttattcctccccacccccaccccactcccaagGGAGACAGGGACTAACGGAGTTGGGGGTCGCAGCAGGGCTGACCTGGGATCCTGGTGGCAGACAGAGCCGTAACGCCTCTTTTGGCCAGCAAGGTCTGGGGCACTGGGATGCAGGGGCCACTTCACCCACACTGCCAGCGTGGACTGTGGGAGGACACAGGCTCAGCCCTGGTCAGAGCCCACCATCCCACTGTCTCCCGGAGGCCGGGATCAGAGACCCTGAGCTCCTCCCTCTGGCTCTACACACCCACATGCCCCGCAGCCCCACCATGAATTTGCACTCGGGAAACTGCTTGCATGTTGGGAGATTGTTGTAAGTTCAACAGCATAGCTCCTATTAGCTTGAAAACAGAAACCACCGGTGCCCAAATATAGGCAACTGGTACACACTGGGAGCTCCACATAAGATGATAAAAACTTGGATGAAACTGTTTAAAATTTAGTGAGAAAAGTAAGGCAATACCACTTACATAAAGTTATGACAGGTGCCCAAAAACAAGATGGAAGTTTTTGGGAAGGCCACACCCAAATTAAAAACAtgcagaa
The sequence above is drawn from the Cervus canadensis isolate Bull #8, Minnesota chromosome 32, ASM1932006v1, whole genome shotgun sequence genome and encodes:
- the POLR3K gene encoding DNA-directed RNA polymerase III subunit RPC10; amino-acid sequence: MLLFCPGCGNGLIVEEGQRCHRFACNTCPYVHNVTRKVTNRKYPKLKEVDDVLGGAAAWENVDSTAEPCPKCEHPRAYFMQLQTRSADEPMTTFYKCCNAQCGHRWRD
- the SNRNP25 gene encoding U11/U12 small nuclear ribonucleoprotein 25 kDa protein, producing the protein MVVQDPLLCDLPIQVTLEEVNSQIALEYGQAMTVRVCKMDGEVMPVVVVQNATVLDLKKAIQRYVQLRQEREGGIQHISWSYVWRTYHLTSAGEKLTEDRKKLRDYGIRNRDEVSFIKKLRQK